In the Streptomyces sp. NBC_00193 genome, CCATGTCCGAAGGCTTCCCCCGCGACCGGGCCGACCAGCTCGCCGCGGTGGCCTCCGGGCTGACCTCCCTCACCGCGGGTGCCTCCCGCATCTTCGAGGGTGGCGCCGTCAACCAGACGGTGGTGGAGATGGACCGCGGGTTCCTCTTCCTCATGTCCGTCTCCGACGGATCCTCGCTCGCGGTGCTCGCGCACCCCGAGTGCGACATCGGCCTGGTGGGCTACGAGATGGCCCTCCTCGTGGACCGCGCCGGCAGTGTCCTCACCCCGGACCTGCGCGCGGAACTGCAGGGCGGACTTCTCAACTAGCAGACAGGCAGTGCGTTTCGCGTCACTGCACCATAGGGTGCGGTGGCGCGGTTCCACAGGGAGTACTGCGTACTTGGAGTCGGAGGAGGAAACGTGACAACACCCGGAGGACATCCCTATGGCGGCGCGCAGCAGCCGCAGGGTGGGCACGACCAGAACCGCTTCAACTTCCCTTCTGCTCCCAGCAACCGGCCCGCGCCGGAGCACGACCCCGCCTCCGGGCAGCCGTACCAGCGACAGCCCTACCAGCAGCCGTACAGCCGGCCGCAGCAGCCCGGGCAGTCCTACCGGCCTCCGCAGCAGCCTCCGCGCGGCGGACGCCCGCAGGCTCCGCAGGCGCACAACCCGCTGGTGCGTCCGTACGCGATGACCGGCGGCCGGACCCGGCCGCGCTACCAGCTCGCCATCGAGGCGCTGGTCAGCACCACGGCCGATCCCGCGCGTCTGCAAGGGCAGTTGCCCGAGCACCAGCGCATCTGCCTCCTGTGCCAGGAGATCAAATCCGTCGCGGAGATCTCGGCACTTCTTTCCATTCCTCTTGGCGTAGCCCGGATCCTCGTCGCCGACCTGGCGGAGGCCGGCCTCGTAGCCATCCACCAGCCCGGCGGCGACGAGTCCGCCGGCGGCCAGCCAGATGTGACACTGCTCGAAAGGGTGCTCAGTGGACTTCGCAAGCTCTAACGGCGGAGCGGCTCCTCGCTCCACCACCTCCGCGAAGATCGTGGTGGCGGGTGGCTTCGGCGTGGGCAAGACCACGTTCGTGGGCGCCGTCTCCGAGATCAACCCCCTGCGCACCGAGGCCGTCATGACGAGCGCCTCCGCCGGCATCGACGACCTGACCCACACCGGGGACAAGACGACCACCACGGTCGCCATGGACTTCGGCCGCATCACCCTGGACCAGGACCTGATCCTGTACCTCTTCGGTACCCCGGGCCAGGACCGCTTCTGGTTCATGTGGGACGACCTCGTGCGCGGCGCCATCGGCGCCGTCGTCCTGGTCGACACCCGCCGTCTCGCCGACTGCTTCCCCGCCGTCGACTACTTCGAGAACAGCGGCCTGCCCTTCGTCATCGCCCTCAACGGCTTCGACGGGCACCAGCCGTACACCCCGGAGGAAGTCCGCGAGGCCCTGCAGATCGGCCCGGACGCCCCCATCATCACCACCGACGCCCGCCACCGCGCGGACGCCAAGAGCGCGCTCATCACCCTGGTGGAGCACGCCCTCATGGCCCGCCTGCGGTAGCCGTCCGGTCGTACGCGAAAGCCCCCCGCACTCCGAGGAGTGCGGGGGGCTTTTCACGTGGTGCGTGCGGGGCTTCGCGTACTAGCCCTGCCAGCTGCGCGGGCCGCGGAAGCCGGGGGTGCGCTCCAGGCGGCGCCAGCCGGCCTGGGAGCTGGCGGCGGCGGTGGCGGTGTCCTCGGGGGCGGCGGCGGCGCGGGCGAGCAGGATCGCGGTGATCGCGGCCAGCTCCTCGGGCTCGGCGTTGCCCTTCTCGACCTTCAGCAGGGTGGCGGTTGCGTTGCTCATCGGTGGCAGTTCTCCTTCGACGTCTACTGGGGCGGGTTGCCGTGCTTGCGCGACGGCAGGTCCGCGTGCTTGTTGCGGAGCATCGCGAGGGCGGCGACGAGGACTTCGCGGGTTTCCGCGGGGTCGATCACGTCGTCCACGAGGCCTCGCTCGGCCGCGTAGTAAGGGTGCATCAGCTCGGCCTTGTACTCCTTGACCATGCGCGCACGCATTGCCTCGGGGTCTTCGGCGTCCGCGATCTGCTTGCGGAAGATGACGTTGGCGGCACCCTCGGCGCCCATCACGGCGATCTCGTTGGTCGGCCAGGCGTAGGTGAGGTCGGCGCCGATGGACTGGGAGTCCATGACGATGTACGCACCGCCGTAGGCCTTGCGCAGGATCAGCGAGATCCGCGGCACGGTCGCGTTGCAGTACGCGTACAGCAGCTTCGCGCCGTGGCGGATGATGCCGCCGTGCTCCTGGTCGACGCCCGGCAGGAAGCCGGGGACGTCCAGGAGGGTGATGATCGGGATGTTGAAGGCGTCGCAGAGCTGGACGAAGCGCGCCGCCTTCTCGGAGGCGTGGATGTCCAGGACGCCGGCGAGGTGGCCGGGCTGGTTGGCGACGATGCCGACGACCTGGCCGTCCATCCGCGCCAGGGCGCAGATGATGTTGCGGGCCCAGCGCTCGTGGATCTCCAGGACGTCGCCCTCGTCGACGAGCTCCTCGATGACCTTGAGCATGTCGTACGGGCGGTTGCCGTCGGCGGGCACCAGGTCCAGCAGGACGTCGGACCGGCGGTCGGCCGGGTCGCTGGTCTCGTGGACCGGGGGGTTCTCGCGGTTGTTGGAGGGCAGCATCGTGATGAGGTAGCGGACCTCGGAGATGCAGGTCTCCTCGTCGTCGTACGCGAAGTGCGCCACGCCCGAGGTCTCGGCGTGCACGTCCGCGCCGCCGAGGCCGTTCTGGGTGATCTCCTCGCCGGTCACCGCGCGGACCACGTCCGGGCCGGTGATGAACATCTGCGAGGTCTCCCGGACCATGAACACGAAGTCCGTCAGTGCCGGGGAGTAGGCCGCGCCGCCGGCGCAGGGGCCCAGCATCACCGAGATCTGCGGGATGACGCCCGAGGCCTTGGTGTTGCGCTGGAAGATGCCGCCGTACCCGGCGAGCGCCGAGACGCCCTCCTGGATGCGGGCGCCGGCGCCGTCGTTGAGGGAGACCAGCGGGGCACCGGCCGCGATGGCCATGTCCATGATCTTGTGGATCTTCGTGGCGTGGGCCTCGCCCAGGGCGCCGCCGAAGATGCGGAAGTCGTGTGCGTAGACGAAGACCGTGCGGCCCTCGACCGTGCCCCAGCCGGTGATGACACCGTCGGTGTAGGGCTTCTTGGCCTCCAGGCCGAACCCCGTCGCGCGGTGGCGACGCAGCTGCTCGACCTCCTTGAAGGAACCCTCGTCGAGCAGCAACGCGATCCGCTCACGGGCGGTGAGCTTGCCCTTGGCATGCTGCGCTTCGGTCGCCCGGTCGCTCGGGCCGCGCCGCGCCTGCTCGCGCAGGTCGTGCAGCTCGGCCACGCGCCCGCGGGCGTCCGTCGGCTCGCTCGGAATCTGGTCCACAACGGTCATGTAATGACCTTACGAAGCCGGACCGGAAAAACCCTCCGTCGAATCCACACAGTGTCGGGTGTCTTCCGCTGTCCGGGCCGGACAGAAGCAATAAGGGTGTAGTGGCGCCCACCAGGCAGGACGTTGGTCCTTTGTGGGGATCGGACAAAAACTCCAGCCAAGCGGACGACAAGGTGCCGCCAAGGCGCCGTCAAGTCATCCAAGCCACGCGCAAGAACGCCAGAGGTTGAAATTTGAACGGAATGGGTCTAGCGTCATTGTTGTTGAAAGTTCAACGAGTGCCGGTCACCGAGCGGCACCCCTACTTAGGAGAAGCAGCCATGGGTCTCTTCACCCGCCGCGCCCAGGACACCACCACCGCCGTCGCCACCCTCGAGGTCGACCCGGCCCTCGCCGCGCTCACCGGCGACTACGTCATCGACGCCTCCCACAGCAGCATCGGGTTCACCGTCCGCCACGCGATGGTCACCAACGTGCGCGGCACCTTCGCCGACCACGAGGGCTCCCTGCACCTGGACGGCGCCGACCCGTCCCGCTCCACCGCCTCCATCGACGTGAAGATCGCCTCCATCGACACCGGCATCGCCGACCGGGACGGACACCTGCGCTCCGGGGACTTCTTCGACGCCGAGACCTTCCCGCTGATGACCTTCCGCTCCACCGAGGCGGAGCAGCTCGGCGGCGACAAGTACCGCATCACCGGCGAGCTGACCATCAAGGACGTCACGCGCCCGCTCTCCATCGACCTGGAGTTCGGCGGCTCGGCCACCGACGTCTACGGCAACGAGCGCGTCGGGTTCGAGGGCTCGGCCGAGATCCTGCGCTCCGACTGGGGCCTGACCTGGAACGCGGCGCTGGAGACCGGCGGCGTGATGGTCAGCGACAAGGTGAAGCTGACCTTCGACATCTCGGCGATCAAGCAGGCGTGACCCCGATTCCACACCGCGGGGCCGGGGGCGGCTAGAAGTCGCCCCCGCCGAAGCCGCCTCCGCCATCGAAGCCGCCTCCGCCGCCGAAGTCCCCGCCGCCGAAGTCGGACGGGTTGAAGTCGGCCCCGGAGACGTCGCCGCCGTCGAAGCCTCCGCCCCCTCCGTCGAATCCGTTGCCGCCTCCGAAGTCGGAGGCGTAGGCCGGACTGGACATCATCGAACCGAGCATCGTGCCCATGAGCAGGCCGGGCAGGATGCCGCCGCCGAAGTAGCCGCCGGCCCAGGGACCGTACGCCGGGCCGGCGTCGTAGTAGGGGCGCCGACCGTGCTCAGTGTCGACGGTGCGGACCGCCGGGTCCTGGCCGTCGCGCAGCCGGACGGCGTCCGCCGCGCAGACCGGGACCGTACGGGCGGCCCCGCCCGCCGGGGCCCAGGCCGCGTCCTCGGTGCTCGGCCCGTGGCGCGGGTCGAAGAAACAGGGAGCGCGGCGCTCGGGCAGCGGCCGGCCCTGCCGGCGCGCGTCGAGGCGGGCCAGGGCGTAGCGGCCGTCCTCGAGGGCCTGCGTGACCCCCTTGACCTCCTCGGGGTGCTGCACGGAGGCCATGATCTGCTTGGCCTTCTCGTACGAGTCGAGGCCCTGCTCGCAGTCCGCGCGCATGGCGTCGTCGGCGCCGGGCTCACCGGGGTGGAAGTCGAGGCGCTCCAGCTCCTCGCCGAAGGCCGTGATGTCCTCGTCGACGACCACGCTCAGCCGGGCGATGGACTCGCGGCGAAGTTCTTCCTTCTTCTTGCGGTTGCGCTTGACCAGCGCGTACGCCCCGCCACCGCCGACGGCGGCCACCACACCGAGTCCGATCAGGGCGCCCACCGGGGCGCCGCCGCCGTCGGTGCTCGCAGTGCCCCAGGAGGCCGGGGCCTTGCCCTTGGCCTGGGCGAGGGCCTGGTCCACGAAGGTGTTGAGCTCGGTGTTCGCGTCCGTGGTCCCGCCCGCCTTGACGGCGTCGACCAGGTTGCGGACGGCGTTGTTCGGCATGACGGCCCGGTCGGCACCGGCGTTGAAGCCTTCCCCGAGCCGGATCGCGTAGAGCCCGGTGATGCCGGTCTCGGTACGGACCGTCTTGAGCACGCTGGCGGCGGGGAACTCGGCGGTGGCCGGCAGCACGGCCACGAACACCGGCTTCCCGGCGTCCTTGATCTTCTTCGCGAGCGCGTCCGCCTGCGCGGGCGACAGCTGCGCCTCGGCGCGGGGGTCCACGTAGACCGGGCCCTTCTTGAGGGCCTCCGCCACGGTGGTGGTCCCGTCGGCCGCCGACGCCCCCGGGGCGACCAGCAGGGCGGTCGCGGACAGCGCCAGCAGCAGAGCGGCCAGCAGCGATCCCATACGTACGGATATAAGCCTGGTCCTCATAGTCACGACGCTACCCGAACGGGTGCAATCCTGTGTGAGCTGGACATAAGGGCTATCGGCCCGCGCCGACCATCCGTTCGACCTACACTCCCCGACCGGGGCCCTTCCCCCTCTTCGCCCCGCCCGGGGCATGGGCCGTGAAAGGGAAACCGGGCGGACCCCGGGCCCTGGAGCCGCACCACGGCTATTACCTCCACTTCACGGTCCTGGAGGAGCCGCGAGCGTTTCCACGCGCACGTGACATCGCAGTGCTGACGCGGAAGCACCCGCGGCCACGGCCACGGTCGCGGCCCGGGACTACTCCGCCGGCTCCACGCCCGCGTGGAGAAGGCCGTAGGTGAAGGCGTCCTCCAGGGCCTGCCAGGAGGCCGCGATGACGTTCGGGGCGACGCCGACCGTGTTCCACTCGCGGGTGCCGTCCGTCGTGGTGACCAGGACCCGGGTCGTGGAGGACGTGCCGTGTGCGCCCTCCAGGATGCGGACCTTGTAGTCGATCAGCTCGAACTTCGCGAGCTGGGGGTAGAAGCGTTCGAGGGCGCCCCGCAGCGCGCGGTCCAGTGCGTTGACCGGGCCGTTGCCCTCCGCCGTCGCGACGATCCGCTCGCCCTTGGCCCACAGCTTCACCGTGGCCTCGTTGGCGTGCGTGCCGTCGGGGCGGTCCTCGACGATGGCCCGCCAGGACTCGATGCGGAAGTACTTGCGCGCCCGGCCCTCGGCCTCGGCGCGCAGCAGCAGCTCGAAGGAGGCGTCGGCGGCCTCGTACGTGTAGCCCTGGAGCTCCCGCTCCTTGACCCGCTCCACCACCCGGGAGACCAGTGCGCGGTCCCCGCCGAGGTCGACGCCGAGCTCCTTGCCCTTGAGCTCGATGGAGGCCCGGCCGGCCATGTCGGAGACGAGCATCCGCATGGTGTTGCCGACCCGCGCGGGGTCGATGTGCTGGTACAGGTCCGGGTCGACCTTGATCGCCGAGGCGTGCAGGCCCGCCTTGTGCGCGAAGGCGGAGACGCCGACGTAGGGCTGGTGCGTGGAGGGGGTGAGGTTGACGACCTCGGCGATGGCGTGCGAGATCCGGGTCATCTCGGCCAGCGCGCCCGCCGGGAGGACCGTACGGCCGTACTTGATCTCCAGCGCGGCGACGACCGGGAAGAGGTTGGCGTTGCCGACGCGCTCGCCGTAGCCGTTCGCGGTGCACTGCACGTGGGTGGCGCCCGCGTCCACGGCGGCCAGGGTGTTGGCGACGGCGCAGCCGGTGTCGTCCTGGGCGTGGATGCCCAGGCGGGCGCCGGTGTCGGCCAGTACGGTCGCCACGGTCGCGGTGATCTGCGCGGGCAGCATGCCGCCGTTGGTGTCGCAGAGGACTACGACGTCGGCGCCGGCCTCGTGTGCGGCGCGCACGACGGACTTCGCGTACTCGGCGTTGGCCCGGTAGCCGTCGAAGAAGTGCTCGCAGTCGACGAAGACCCGGCGGCCCTGGGAGACCAGGTGGGCGACGGTGTCGCGGACCATCTCCAGGTTCTCTTCGAGGGTGGTGCGCAGGGCGAGCTCGACGTGCCGGTCGTGGGACTTGGCGACCAGGGTGATCACCGGGGCGCCGGATTCCAGCAGGGCGCGGACCTGCGGGTCGGTGGCGGCCGAGCCGCCCGCCCGGCGGGTCGCGCCGAAGGCGACGAGCTGGGCGTGCTTGAAGTCGATCTCCGCGCGGGCGCGCGAGAAGAACTCGGTGTCGCGCGGGTTGGCGCCGGGCCAGCCGCCCTCGATGAACCCCACCCCGAAGTCGTCCAGGTGCCGGGCGATCGTCAGCTTGTCCGCGACCGTGAGGTTGATGCCCTCACGCTGGGCACCGTCGCGCAGGGTCGTGTCGAAGACGTGGAACCCGTCATCGGTGCCGGGGCCCGAAGCCGGCGCAGTCGGCTCGGTCGCCTCTGTCGTCGTCATGCTGATCTGACTCCTGTCGGATGGGTGGTTCCGGATGCCGCCCGCGGGGCAGGCCGACGCCACTGCCCCCATCATCGCGCGCTGCCCGTTTCCGGCACGTTCGGGCCGGAAAACGAAAAAACCTCTCGCGGGTGCGAGAGGTCTGCGCGCGGGTCTGGGGCACGGTGGCCGCCTCCGCGAAGTTCTTTCGCGGCTCAGCGGCCACTGGGGACCGGCGCGCTGCTGTCCATAATCATGAGCTGAGCAGGCACGTCGGCAGTCTGCCATACCGCATGCCGCGCATGGACGGGGATCTCAGCATGCGGGCAGGCCCGTCCGGTGGCTGGAGGGGCGGGGCGGGACCGCGGGCCGGGCGGGGCGCCGGCTCAGGCTCCGGCCCCCGGGGTCAGCGCCTCACTGAGGAACTCGCCGACGTGCTCCAGGATGTCGCCCCGCCCTATCCCGGGCAGGCCGACGGCGACCTGGATGCTGAACCCGTCGAGCAGGGCCCGCAGCCGGGCCGCGAAGCGGTCCGGGTCGACCGGGCGGAACTCTCCGCGCGAGATGCCCTCGGCGAGCAGGGCCACGAGGTCCCGGTGCCAGGCGCCCTCGATGGCCCCCTGGCGGTCCCGCTCCCCCGGTCCCGCGTTCTGCGAGCGGTTCCAGACCTCCAGCCACAGCGTCCAGTGCGGATCCCGGGCACCCTCGGGCACGTACAGGTCCACGTACGCCTGCAGGCGCTCGCGCGCCGGGCCGCGGCGCGACAGCAGGGCGCGGCGGCGGGTGCCCAGCGCCGCCTCGCTCCACTCCAGGGTCTGCAGCAGGAGCTCGTCCTTGGTGCGGAAGTAGTAGAGGAGATGACCGCTGCTCATGCCGACCTG is a window encoding:
- a CDS encoding roadblock/LC7 domain-containing protein gives rise to the protein MSQAAQNLNWLITNFVDNTPGVSHTVVVSADGLLLAMSEGFPRDRADQLAAVASGLTSLTAGASRIFEGGAVNQTVVEMDRGFLFLMSVSDGSSLAVLAHPECDIGLVGYEMALLVDRAGSVLTPDLRAELQGGLLN
- a CDS encoding DUF742 domain-containing protein — protein: MTTPGGHPYGGAQQPQGGHDQNRFNFPSAPSNRPAPEHDPASGQPYQRQPYQQPYSRPQQPGQSYRPPQQPPRGGRPQAPQAHNPLVRPYAMTGGRTRPRYQLAIEALVSTTADPARLQGQLPEHQRICLLCQEIKSVAEISALLSIPLGVARILVADLAEAGLVAIHQPGGDESAGGQPDVTLLERVLSGLRKL
- a CDS encoding ATP/GTP-binding protein, with the translated sequence MDFASSNGGAAPRSTTSAKIVVAGGFGVGKTTFVGAVSEINPLRTEAVMTSASAGIDDLTHTGDKTTTTVAMDFGRITLDQDLILYLFGTPGQDRFWFMWDDLVRGAIGAVVLVDTRRLADCFPAVDYFENSGLPFVIALNGFDGHQPYTPEEVREALQIGPDAPIITTDARHRADAKSALITLVEHALMARLR
- a CDS encoding acyl-CoA carboxylase subunit epsilon; this encodes MSNATATLLKVEKGNAEPEELAAITAILLARAAAAPEDTATAAASSQAGWRRLERTPGFRGPRSWQG
- a CDS encoding acyl-CoA carboxylase subunit beta, with translation MTVVDQIPSEPTDARGRVAELHDLREQARRGPSDRATEAQHAKGKLTARERIALLLDEGSFKEVEQLRRHRATGFGLEAKKPYTDGVITGWGTVEGRTVFVYAHDFRIFGGALGEAHATKIHKIMDMAIAAGAPLVSLNDGAGARIQEGVSALAGYGGIFQRNTKASGVIPQISVMLGPCAGGAAYSPALTDFVFMVRETSQMFITGPDVVRAVTGEEITQNGLGGADVHAETSGVAHFAYDDEETCISEVRYLITMLPSNNRENPPVHETSDPADRRSDVLLDLVPADGNRPYDMLKVIEELVDEGDVLEIHERWARNIICALARMDGQVVGIVANQPGHLAGVLDIHASEKAARFVQLCDAFNIPIITLLDVPGFLPGVDQEHGGIIRHGAKLLYAYCNATVPRISLILRKAYGGAYIVMDSQSIGADLTYAWPTNEIAVMGAEGAANVIFRKQIADAEDPEAMRARMVKEYKAELMHPYYAAERGLVDDVIDPAETREVLVAALAMLRNKHADLPSRKHGNPPQ
- a CDS encoding YceI family protein; this encodes MGLFTRRAQDTTTAVATLEVDPALAALTGDYVIDASHSSIGFTVRHAMVTNVRGTFADHEGSLHLDGADPSRSTASIDVKIASIDTGIADRDGHLRSGDFFDAETFPLMTFRSTEAEQLGGDKYRITGELTIKDVTRPLSIDLEFGGSATDVYGNERVGFEGSAEILRSDWGLTWNAALETGGVMVSDKVKLTFDISAIKQA
- the cimA gene encoding citramalate synthase produces the protein MTTTEATEPTAPASGPGTDDGFHVFDTTLRDGAQREGINLTVADKLTIARHLDDFGVGFIEGGWPGANPRDTEFFSRARAEIDFKHAQLVAFGATRRAGGSAATDPQVRALLESGAPVITLVAKSHDRHVELALRTTLEENLEMVRDTVAHLVSQGRRVFVDCEHFFDGYRANAEYAKSVVRAAHEAGADVVVLCDTNGGMLPAQITATVATVLADTGARLGIHAQDDTGCAVANTLAAVDAGATHVQCTANGYGERVGNANLFPVVAALEIKYGRTVLPAGALAEMTRISHAIAEVVNLTPSTHQPYVGVSAFAHKAGLHASAIKVDPDLYQHIDPARVGNTMRMLVSDMAGRASIELKGKELGVDLGGDRALVSRVVERVKERELQGYTYEAADASFELLLRAEAEGRARKYFRIESWRAIVEDRPDGTHANEATVKLWAKGERIVATAEGNGPVNALDRALRGALERFYPQLAKFELIDYKVRILEGAHGTSSTTRVLVTTTDGTREWNTVGVAPNVIAASWQALEDAFTYGLLHAGVEPAE
- a CDS encoding TetR/AcrR family transcriptional regulator, whose amino-acid sequence is MVAGEVRAARKNAPPREDVLVAAMATIAERGLDGLTMAGLGRQVGMSSGHLLYYFRTKDELLLQTLEWSEAALGTRRRALLSRRGPARERLQAYVDLYVPEGARDPHWTLWLEVWNRSQNAGPGERDRQGAIEGAWHRDLVALLAEGISRGEFRPVDPDRFAARLRALLDGFSIQVAVGLPGIGRGDILEHVGEFLSEALTPGAGA